The following are encoded in a window of Magnolia sinica isolate HGM2019 chromosome 11, MsV1, whole genome shotgun sequence genomic DNA:
- the LOC131218135 gene encoding uncharacterized protein LOC131218135 has protein sequence MELREEIFWKQKSRNAWLEEGDWNTRFFDALVADRIRKEEIKSILSFPDNEALLASPSLQEVHQAINSLPKDGALGPDEFFGVAAPSSFSDFRPIILYNCIYKIFSKIIASSLNNLLPLLISPKQGAFVKGRSIVENIALAQEMFVDINRKLVFNLINGEVARFFKSFRGLRQGDPLSPSPFILAAKVLSRGFKSLMERGECLPYKLKQGCPIVSHLLFADDTLLFLNGGTSSLRVVNKFLEDFQYASGQLINCGKSSFFFSEKVPITGIRLIEHKMGILKSTAGYTYLGVPIARGRVKRADF, from the exons ATGGAATTGAGGGAAGAAATATTCTGGAAACAGAAGTCGAGAAATGCTTGGCTGGAGGAGGGTGACTGGAACACGCGGTTCTTCGACGCCTTGGTTGCAGACAGGATTaggaaagaagaaattaaatCCATTCTTTCCt TCCCAGATAACGAAGCCCTCCTTGCCAGCCCCTCCCTGCAGGAAGTCCACCAAGCTATCAACTCCCTTCCAAAAGACGGGGCTCTTGGCCCCGACGAATTTTTTGGT GTGGCAGCTCCTTCCTCTTTCTCAGACTTTCGGCCCATCATCCTGTACAACTGTATCTACAAGATCTTCTCCAAGATAATTGCCTCCAGTTTAAACAATCTGCTTCCTTTGCTTATTTCTCCTAAGCAAGGAGCTTTTGTTAAAGGTAGATCCATCGTAGAGAACATTGCCCTGGCACAGGAGATGTTCGTAGATATTAATAGGAAG CTAGTTTTCAATCTAATCAACGGGGAAGTTGCGAGGTTCTTCAAATCCTTTAGAGGGCTCCGTCAGGGAGATCCGCTCTCTCCCAGTCCTTTTATTCTAGCAGCTAAAGTGTTAAGCAGGGGATTCAAATCTTTAATGGAGAGGGGTGAATGCCTCCCATATAAACTCAAACAAGGCTGCCCAATTGTTTCCCATCTTCTTTTTGCTGACGATACCTTGTTGTTCCTTAACGGCGGTACCTCGTCGCTTAGAGTGGTGAATAAGTTTCTTGAGGACTTCCAATATGCTTCGGGGCAGCTAATAAACTGCGGCAAgagctctttcttcttctctgaaAAAGTTCCTATCACCGGGATTCGTTTGATTGAACACAAGATGGGGATCCTCAAATCTACGGCTGGCTATACATATCTAGGTGTTCCAATAGCTAGAGGAAGGGTGAAGAGAGCAGATTTTTAG